In Labrus mixtus chromosome 3, fLabMix1.1, whole genome shotgun sequence, a single window of DNA contains:
- the mysm1 gene encoding histone H2A deubiquitinase MYSM1 isoform X2 codes for MLLEEQYYLTGEQVQNHIWESDTNNKLKVKKSPAKSSTSGSSLRWSRQERELFEEGLAQFGRRWTKISRLLGSRSVLQVKSYARQYFKHKAKSEPRPAAPPEGPAPPLQPLQSTSSQTPALTNTVRIEKLSDEEDEEVDITDDLSDEGQSCKHEQLTGTGILTDPPTQERTDPGQTETEDPHCTESTQSPEPNAGGTELEQRGAEAMTDSEHEDQSSQCESPVQMGQLDEGCRDSLGRSPPDGAEEEEQEEDEEEEEEEEEEEEELKAPEQEVHMDMESISEDEKQAIPEFFEGRPSKTPERYLKIRNYIVDQWMKSRPRYLNKTSVRPGLKNCGDVNCIGRIHTYLELIGAINFNCEQAVYNRPRVVDRSKQKEGRDVREAYQLAQRLQSMRTRKRRVRDTWGNWCDSKDLEGQTYEHLSAEELALRREEMKKRQKTSKSSKLRESLDPFQLIPCRTFGEEVQEPFQVIVCAETLLIMDMHAHVSRGEVIGLLGGTFNEEEKVLKICAAEPCNSVSTGLQCEMDPVSQTQACEVLSSLGFSVVGWYHSHPSFHPNPSVRDINTQDQFQSYFSRGGAPFIGMIVSPYDPANRSPHSQTTCLLVRESQEPSSPQKLPYRFDFLSSAERPDWEQTMRRAQWIINKYCLAPGSVQMDRYFRKDSHLTFLEKMLSSLARYLEPLPDEEGDPFLTQIQALFQSDFIAKQQQASEQDREDEESLDTSHRPVGSTELVMSEERPLLGVADSDDDVGSASDGSSETQSSMVLHLGSVLSTEHDYLL; via the exons ATGCTGCTGGAGGAACA ATACTACCTGACAGGTGAGCAGGTTCAGAATCATATCTGGGAGAgtgacacaaacaacaaactaaaaGTGAAGAA GTCTCCAGCAAAGAGCTCCACCTCAGGATCGTCGTTACGCTGGTCCAGACAGGAGAGGGAGCTGTTTGAGGAAGGACTG GCTCAGTTTGGTCGAAGGTGGACTAAAATCTCCAGGTTGCTGGGCAGTCGCTCGGTCCTTCAGGTGAAGAGTTACGCCAGGCAGTACTTCAAACACAAG gctAAATCTGAACCCAGACCGGCAGCTCCCCCTGAAGGTCCTGCCCCGCCCCTGCAGCCTCTTCAGTCCACCTCCAGTCAGACCCCAGctctcacaaacacagtgcGGATAGAGAAGCTGTccgatgaggaggatgaggaggtggaCATCACTGATGATCTGAGTGATGAAGGACAATCCTGTAAACACGAGCAGCTAACAGGGACGGGGATCCTCACAGACCCCCCCACGCAGGAGCGCACGGATCCGGGTCAGACTGAGACTGAGGACCCACACTGCACCGAGTCTACGCAAAGTCCCGAGCCAAACGCTGGAGGGACGGAGCTGGAGCAGAGAGGGGCAGAAGCTATGACGGACTCGGAGCACGAGGACCAGAGTTCCCAGTGTGAGAGTCCAGTTCAGATGGGTCAGCTGGATGAGGGCTGCAGGGACAGCTTAG ggcGCAGTCCGCCTGatggagcagaagaagaagaacaagaagaggacgaggaggaggaggaggaggaggaggaggaggaagaggagctgaaGGCTCCGGAGCAGGAGGTACACATGGACATGGAGAGCATCAGTGAGGATGAGAAACAAGCTATCCCCGAATTCTTTGAGGGACGACCATCGAAGACTCCTGAAAGATACCTGAAGATCCGAAACTACATCGTGGATCAATG GATGAAGAGTAGACCCAGATACCTGAACAAGACCTCAGTCCGGCCCGGTCTGAAGAACTGTGGAGACGTGAACTGCATCGGGAGAATTCACACGTACCTGGAGCTGATCGGAGCCATTAACTTCAACTGTG AACAAGCCGTCTACAATCGTCCGAGGGTGGTGGACCGATCCAAGCAGAAGGAGGGCAGGGATGTGAGGGAGGCGTACCAGCTGGCTCAGAGGCTGCAAAGCATG CGGACCAGGAAGCGGCGTGTGCGGGACACGTGGGGGAACTGGTGTGACTCTAAAGACCTGGAGGGACAGACATATGAg CATCTCAGTGCAGAGGAGCTCGCTCTCAGGAGAGAAGAGATGAAGAAGCGTCAGAAAACCAGCAAGAGTTCCAAACTAAGAGA GTCTTTGGATCCATTCCAGTTGATTCCCTGCCGGACTTTTGGAGAAGAAGTTCAG GAACCATTCCAGGTCATTGTGTGTGCAGAGACTCTCCTTATCATGGACATG CACGCACATGTGTCGCGGGGGGAAGTCATCGGTCTGCTGGGGGGAACTTTCAACGAAGAAGAGAAGGTGTTAAAG atctgTGCAGCAGAGCCGTGCAACAGTGTGAGCACAGGTCTGCAGTGTGAGATGGACCCGGTGTCTCAGACTCAGGCCTGTGAAGTGCTCTCCTCTCTGGGCTTCAGCGTGGTGGGCTGGTACCACTCACACCCCTCATTCCACCCGAACCCCTCTGTGCGAGACATCAACACACAGGACCAATTCCAG AGTTATTTCTCTCGTGGTGGAGCCCCCTTCATCGGGATGATTGTGAGCCCGTATGACCCTGCGAACCGCTCCCCACACTCCCAAACCACCTGCCTGTTAGTGAGAGAGAGCCAGGAGCCCTCAAGCCCACAGA AGCTGCCGTACAGATTTGACTTCCTGTCGTCAGCAGAGCGTCCGGACTGGGAGCAGACGATGAGGAGAGCTCAGTGGATCATCAACAAATATTGTCTGGCTCCCGG GAGTGTGCAGATGGACAGATATTTCCGGAAAGACTCCCATCTCACCTTTCTGGAGAAG ATGCTGTCGTCTCTGGCCAGGTACCTGGAGCCCCTGCCAGATGAGGAGGGAGACCCCTTCCTCACACAGATCCAGGCCCTTTTCCAGTCTGACTTTATCGCCAAACAGCAGCAGGCGTCTGAGCAGGACAGGGAGGATGAAGAATCTTTGGATACCTCACACAGACCAGTGGGCTCAACTGAGCTGGTTATGAGCGaggagcgccccctgctgggagTAGCAGactctgatgatgatgtaggCAGCGCTTCAGACGGCAGCTCAGAGACGCAGAGCAGCATGGTGTTACATCTGGGCTCTGTGCTGTCCACTGAACATGATTATTTACTCTAA
- the mysm1 gene encoding histone H2A deubiquitinase MYSM1 isoform X1: MEDELDVDIEGEEFDSSMSELQGAGLAQEPFLQSAWRSSAGVLPWELDSSISPENREVIEKMLLEEQYYLTGEQVQNHIWESDTNNKLKVKKSPAKSSTSGSSLRWSRQERELFEEGLAQFGRRWTKISRLLGSRSVLQVKSYARQYFKHKAKSEPRPAAPPEGPAPPLQPLQSTSSQTPALTNTVRIEKLSDEEDEEVDITDDLSDEGQSCKHEQLTGTGILTDPPTQERTDPGQTETEDPHCTESTQSPEPNAGGTELEQRGAEAMTDSEHEDQSSQCESPVQMGQLDEGCRDSLGRSPPDGAEEEEQEEDEEEEEEEEEEEEELKAPEQEVHMDMESISEDEKQAIPEFFEGRPSKTPERYLKIRNYIVDQWMKSRPRYLNKTSVRPGLKNCGDVNCIGRIHTYLELIGAINFNCEQAVYNRPRVVDRSKQKEGRDVREAYQLAQRLQSMRTRKRRVRDTWGNWCDSKDLEGQTYEHLSAEELALRREEMKKRQKTSKSSKLRESLDPFQLIPCRTFGEEVQEPFQVIVCAETLLIMDMHAHVSRGEVIGLLGGTFNEEEKVLKICAAEPCNSVSTGLQCEMDPVSQTQACEVLSSLGFSVVGWYHSHPSFHPNPSVRDINTQDQFQSYFSRGGAPFIGMIVSPYDPANRSPHSQTTCLLVRESQEPSSPQKLPYRFDFLSSAERPDWEQTMRRAQWIINKYCLAPGSVQMDRYFRKDSHLTFLEKMLSSLARYLEPLPDEEGDPFLTQIQALFQSDFIAKQQQASEQDREDEESLDTSHRPVGSTELVMSEERPLLGVADSDDDVGSASDGSSETQSSMVLHLGSVLSTEHDYLL; encoded by the exons ATGGAGGACGAGCTGGATGTTGATATCGAGGGAGAAGAGTTTGACAGCAGTATGAG tgagctGCAGGGGGCAGGTTTAGCCCAGGAGCCGTTCTTACAGTCTGCGTGGAGGAGCAGCGCGGGAGTTCTG ccGTGGGAGCTCGACAGCTCCATCAGTCCGGAGAACAGGGAGGTGATAGAGAAGATGCTGCTGGAGGAACA ATACTACCTGACAGGTGAGCAGGTTCAGAATCATATCTGGGAGAgtgacacaaacaacaaactaaaaGTGAAGAA GTCTCCAGCAAAGAGCTCCACCTCAGGATCGTCGTTACGCTGGTCCAGACAGGAGAGGGAGCTGTTTGAGGAAGGACTG GCTCAGTTTGGTCGAAGGTGGACTAAAATCTCCAGGTTGCTGGGCAGTCGCTCGGTCCTTCAGGTGAAGAGTTACGCCAGGCAGTACTTCAAACACAAG gctAAATCTGAACCCAGACCGGCAGCTCCCCCTGAAGGTCCTGCCCCGCCCCTGCAGCCTCTTCAGTCCACCTCCAGTCAGACCCCAGctctcacaaacacagtgcGGATAGAGAAGCTGTccgatgaggaggatgaggaggtggaCATCACTGATGATCTGAGTGATGAAGGACAATCCTGTAAACACGAGCAGCTAACAGGGACGGGGATCCTCACAGACCCCCCCACGCAGGAGCGCACGGATCCGGGTCAGACTGAGACTGAGGACCCACACTGCACCGAGTCTACGCAAAGTCCCGAGCCAAACGCTGGAGGGACGGAGCTGGAGCAGAGAGGGGCAGAAGCTATGACGGACTCGGAGCACGAGGACCAGAGTTCCCAGTGTGAGAGTCCAGTTCAGATGGGTCAGCTGGATGAGGGCTGCAGGGACAGCTTAG ggcGCAGTCCGCCTGatggagcagaagaagaagaacaagaagaggacgaggaggaggaggaggaggaggaggaggaggaagaggagctgaaGGCTCCGGAGCAGGAGGTACACATGGACATGGAGAGCATCAGTGAGGATGAGAAACAAGCTATCCCCGAATTCTTTGAGGGACGACCATCGAAGACTCCTGAAAGATACCTGAAGATCCGAAACTACATCGTGGATCAATG GATGAAGAGTAGACCCAGATACCTGAACAAGACCTCAGTCCGGCCCGGTCTGAAGAACTGTGGAGACGTGAACTGCATCGGGAGAATTCACACGTACCTGGAGCTGATCGGAGCCATTAACTTCAACTGTG AACAAGCCGTCTACAATCGTCCGAGGGTGGTGGACCGATCCAAGCAGAAGGAGGGCAGGGATGTGAGGGAGGCGTACCAGCTGGCTCAGAGGCTGCAAAGCATG CGGACCAGGAAGCGGCGTGTGCGGGACACGTGGGGGAACTGGTGTGACTCTAAAGACCTGGAGGGACAGACATATGAg CATCTCAGTGCAGAGGAGCTCGCTCTCAGGAGAGAAGAGATGAAGAAGCGTCAGAAAACCAGCAAGAGTTCCAAACTAAGAGA GTCTTTGGATCCATTCCAGTTGATTCCCTGCCGGACTTTTGGAGAAGAAGTTCAG GAACCATTCCAGGTCATTGTGTGTGCAGAGACTCTCCTTATCATGGACATG CACGCACATGTGTCGCGGGGGGAAGTCATCGGTCTGCTGGGGGGAACTTTCAACGAAGAAGAGAAGGTGTTAAAG atctgTGCAGCAGAGCCGTGCAACAGTGTGAGCACAGGTCTGCAGTGTGAGATGGACCCGGTGTCTCAGACTCAGGCCTGTGAAGTGCTCTCCTCTCTGGGCTTCAGCGTGGTGGGCTGGTACCACTCACACCCCTCATTCCACCCGAACCCCTCTGTGCGAGACATCAACACACAGGACCAATTCCAG AGTTATTTCTCTCGTGGTGGAGCCCCCTTCATCGGGATGATTGTGAGCCCGTATGACCCTGCGAACCGCTCCCCACACTCCCAAACCACCTGCCTGTTAGTGAGAGAGAGCCAGGAGCCCTCAAGCCCACAGA AGCTGCCGTACAGATTTGACTTCCTGTCGTCAGCAGAGCGTCCGGACTGGGAGCAGACGATGAGGAGAGCTCAGTGGATCATCAACAAATATTGTCTGGCTCCCGG GAGTGTGCAGATGGACAGATATTTCCGGAAAGACTCCCATCTCACCTTTCTGGAGAAG ATGCTGTCGTCTCTGGCCAGGTACCTGGAGCCCCTGCCAGATGAGGAGGGAGACCCCTTCCTCACACAGATCCAGGCCCTTTTCCAGTCTGACTTTATCGCCAAACAGCAGCAGGCGTCTGAGCAGGACAGGGAGGATGAAGAATCTTTGGATACCTCACACAGACCAGTGGGCTCAACTGAGCTGGTTATGAGCGaggagcgccccctgctgggagTAGCAGactctgatgatgatgtaggCAGCGCTTCAGACGGCAGCTCAGAGACGCAGAGCAGCATGGTGTTACATCTGGGCTCTGTGCTGTCCACTGAACATGATTATTTACTCTAA